A region of the Nocardia nova SH22a genome:
ATCTCCGACTTCACCGACAACGGCGTCGGCATCCTCTACGCCGACGAGCAGGCCGTCATGCACAAACTCGCCACCAAGTACCGGCCACTCACCGGCGTCTACCGCGATCTGATCACCCGCGCCGACACGCCGTTGGCCGCACACGTCAAACAGCACATCCTCGACCAGCTCGACACCGCCGACGCCCGCTTCGACGCCATCCTGGGCGGCGCGAACGACTGAATTTCGCCCTCAGGCGTCGTCGCGGCGCAGGACGAAGAAGTACGGGTCGGCCATGCCGCGCATATCCATCACGCCGAGCAGGGTGTCGTCATCGACGCGGCGGAAGATGTCGATGATCGGCAGATGGTCGTAGACCATGGCCGCGCTGGTCTTGCCGCGATACTCCACGGCGCGCAGGCGCGCCCGGGCGGTCGCGGTGCGCAACAGCGGGCGCAGGACCGGAAGCAGGCGCCGCGCCAGCCGGAAGCCCGCCGCGGGCAGCCGGCCCGCAAGCCCCAGCGGCACCCGGCGCGGATCGACCGCGAAGACGCGGCCGTCCGGGCCCGCGAACAACAGCGGCTGCACCTCGTCGGCGGAATCGAACTGCTTTCCGTACCAGCCGGATTCGACGAGCACACCGGCCCACGGATGTCCGGTGTCGAGTTCCGCGCCGCGCCAGCGTCCGGTGGTGATCTCCGCGACCGCGACCTCGGGCAGACTGTCGTACAGCTGCCAGGCCCGGTCCGCACTCACGCGCCCGGCACCGAGTTCCGCCAGCCGGGCCGCACCCGCGCCTGCCATCCGCTACCTCCTCGACATCGCGTCTTTCGCGCCGCCACATTGCCACATCCGCGCCCCGCGGCCACAACACCTCCGGCCACCGGCACCTACATTCGGCCAGAGTGACACAGAACACTCTGGACCTCGAGTGCGCTCGAGGAACCAGACTCGTGGGCGGACCGGTTTCCGCCGGTCGGCCGGATCTCCCGATCCGGACGCGCCCCCGCCGCCCACGTACACCCCGGCGGGGGCGCACACCCACCGCGTCGCACGCGGCGGCGGTTAGGCTCGGCGGATATGCAGACCAGCCTCGCCGCCGATGTCGGCGCCGCCAACGACCTCACCCGAAGATGGTGTACGGCAGCCGGTTCCGGCGACTTCGTGTTGTCCGGCTG
Encoded here:
- a CDS encoding DUF4334 domain-containing protein translates to MAGAGAARLAELGAGRVSADRAWQLYDSLPEVAVAEITTGRWRGAELDTGHPWAGVLVESGWYGKQFDSADEVQPLLFAGPDGRVFAVDPRRVPLGLAGRLPAAGFRLARRLLPVLRPLLRTATARARLRAVEYRGKTSAAMVYDHLPIIDIFRRVDDDTLLGVMDMRGMADPYFFVLRRDDA